Within the Cygnus olor isolate bCygOlo1 chromosome 23, bCygOlo1.pri.v2, whole genome shotgun sequence genome, the region TGCATGGCTCCTGTCCCCCACCTTTCCTGGGGAAAGGATCGCTCTGAACAGCTCAGCAAAGCGTTGGGGTTTTCCCTCGGCACTGAGACCGAGCCCcaaggggctgggagctggaatCCAGAGCCAGGCTTGGCCGGATCCCAAGCAAGGACTGAGAGCATCGGGATGTcagtgccagccctgcctgcgtCTCCCCAAAAATTGCTGCGTGTTTGGGGTTTTGGAGGTGCCTTGCCTCCTTCTGGGGAGCTGAAACGCGGGAAGCTCCACTTCTAGGGCCATGGCCGCTCTCCCTCCACCACGGGGCTTCCTTGGGGCTTAGCTCCAGTGGTGCTGGCACCGGTATTTTGGTATTTCCCAAGGGAGAGGAGGCACCAGCCTGCGGGTGGGCAgagccttcctccctcctgctccccaagGCCATCCCAGCCCCACACCAAGCTGGGGACAGACTCATGCCCAAGCCCCCCaaccctgtccccatccctgtccccatccccatccccagccctgtccccgtccctgtccccatccccttcctctGCACGCCACAGCCCCAGGGGAGGCTTTTGCAAGGGAGATTTATTCTGCACTTATCgggttggttttattttctagagAGCCCTTGCGGGGCTGAACGCCTTCAGGTCCCAGCTGGCCGGTCCCCAGGGAGCCGTCGGCCAGCCCAGCCTGCACTTAAATAAAGAATAGTAATGAGGAAAAATTGAAAGCGTCGATTTAATGATTGGAGCATCTCTTCTTCCCCATCTATCCGTCCATCCACCTAAATATAGACATATATTTTCTGAACACCAAATGCCAGCATCCCTGCTCAGAGCCAGCTGCCCGATTGCCACGTGAAGTGGCTGAGAGCCAAAGACAAGTATTTAAAAGCCATATTAAATGACCGATGCCTGAAGCCCTGAAGGAAGCGCTCTCCTGATAGGTGTTTATTTGTTGAAGAGAGGAAAGCAGGCCGGGAATAtacatttcccccccccccaagtttcTGACTGCTCTGTTTTGGGGCTGGATTCGCGTTTGGTGTGCAATTCCCTCCCCTGTGGAAGCCGTCCTGGCGCATCCAGCAGCCTCATGCAGTGCGGGTGGGCCACAGAGGGCACAGGCTTGGCTGAAATGATGTTAATTAAGGCTTTTcatgttgtctttttttaacCCCCCCTCTCCCATGGAAAGGCAGCCAGGCATTCCCCATGGTATGGGGCACACAGGGGGTGCTGCAGGTTTGGGTGCTCCCGGCACCCTCGCCCCACGTGCTGCCACCACCGGCTTTGGTGCCAGGGGACAGGGaacagcgggggggggggacaaagcTCCTGGCCCCCTCCAACATCCCTCCTGGGCTTCACCCTCACTCCAGCCTCAGTGCTAGGGCAGCTTTAGCTCCTGGTGCATTTTACAGCCGAGCCAATCCCCGTGGCAGGAGCACTGGGGAAGGGCCGGAGCAAAAGCGGCAGACGTCTCTCAGCCCTCCCCGCGCCACGATGGCAGGCTTGGAACCACGCTGCTGGGACAAAGACGGGAATCAGGAGTAATTACAATAGCACGAGGCACGCACAGCAACCTGCAAAGCACCCGAGCCCACGTGTGTGTGGCTGAATGACCGCGGGCAGGAGCGATGCCATGGCTGGAGCACGGCAGTGCCAGCCCGTAGCCGCCTCCACGGCGCTGTGTTTTCCCCCAGCGTGATCCCAGCTCGAATTAAAGGTCTCACattgctccaggggaggtttagattggacatcGGGAAggatttcttcacagagagggtggtcaagcaccGGGAcgtggagtctccatccctggaggcgttcaggggatgtgtggatgtggcactgagGGAGGTGGTTTTGTGATGGGGCATCAGCAGCAGGTCAGGCTGAGGGCTGGGTGTGGTGATCCTGAAGGCTGTGTCCAACCTAGATATGATCCTAACCAAACTCATCTTCACGAGAGGCACCAGGACCACCCCCCCCCTTTCCAACTGGTTTTGCCCCCTGGAGACCACCTGCCTCCAGGGAGCGATTTTTGGGGACCCCATGACAGCAGGCAGCATTAAGGGAATCCAAGCGTCTTCCCAGGAGGCAGCACCcgccagccccgtccccctgcATGCACAGCCCCATTTCCAGGGGAATAAATCCACTGATAATTGTGCTCCGTTAACGGCTCGAAATGttcccctgctcccagggctccGCTAAGCGATTCCCTCGCTGCTCGCCAAGAAGCAAGCGCAGCCCCCCCGAATTCATGGCACGGCAGCGCTGTGGCCTTGAGGCTGGAGCTGTGGGCGGGTGGCAAAGGGACGTTTTCCCCCTGCCGTAGCCAAGATACCTTATGAGCAGAGCAATTTTTCTCTCGCCTcgttcctctccttccctctgtATCCGAGCGCATCCTCGGAGGGCCGGGATGactcactgcagcagcagcgatGTGAGGGCATCAGCACACGATTCCTCCAGGGACCTTGGGGCTCAGCAGCTCCCTTCACCGGGAGTTTTTATGTTCAGGGCAGCTCTCCTGCCCCCAGAAAATGCCAAGCGAATGGGCAGAGGACTCAGGGGACAGCCCCTGGTGGAGCTGGCTGCTTGCCccagcagctgaagcagggaCCGGAGGGATGCTCATGGACACATCAAGTGCCACGAGCAGAGCTGGATCGTGTCCCTTCCTACCGCAGCAAACAGGAGCCCGGCCGCCCCTTCAGCCGCAATCCCtgagcagcagtggctgcagtTAACTCACTAATTACATGCCCTGCATGGCCAGGCTGCTTTGCAGAGTGCAATTAATTAGCATTAGCTTCCCTGATGGTCGCTGACCCTGCCAGACTCAGGAGTAAATTGGCTGCTGTGGGTAATGGCTTTGCCGCGTGCGGCTGGCGGCGGTGGCGCAGCTCCTGGGCAATCACCGCCTTGCAGGACGAGCTATTTATATTTCCACTTCTCGAGTCAAGGCAGCTTGCTGGAAGAATGTGGCCTCGTGTGCCAGCTGCTTGTGGCTTTTGGGCTCATTCGGACCTTGGAGGAAAGGGGCACGGAGTTGTGGGGACAACCTGGGGTACTTTGTGCTGGAGGAGATGGTTGGCCAGGTCCTGTGCGTggccaggaggtgctgggatgGTGCAAGGATGCTTTGGGGATGCTGGAGATGGGCAAACCAGGCTGGAAAACGTGCGAATataatttctcttctgcagcacaAACCCTGAGCTATCAGACAGGTGGGACGCAGCGGACCAGGGCATGGGAACCTTGGGGTAcgctcccagcccctgctccatcccccctgccccgctcctgCCCCGCGAGCCAGCGCCTGGCCCCGGGCAAACGGCGCTAGTTCAGCGCACATCCAGCCCCTGCTCTTCCTGGGAGCTGCGTGGCACTTCATTAGATCACTAAAGATTAATCTGCCACTCGTAATTGCCAAGTGCCTGagagctcctggcagggaggaaaacaagtGTCAGGCGAAGAAGCCACCACGGGcttgtttttgcctttgttATTTAGGTCGTTTTACTGGTGCAGGGAGTGCAGGGATGGGGATTGAGCTGTCTGGGGAGGACGAGGGGCATCTGCTTAATTTTGGGATTTCTTGGGGTGTTTCTCTCATTGCTGCTGGGACTTGGAGGGGAGCAGAAGCTGGTCCTGGTCCTGCAGGACAAACAGCCACCGTGCACGACCACGGACTCGAAGCAAGAGTGGTTTCCATCACCGCCGCCTCCGTCCCCCCGGTCCCAGGAGGGAAGAGCGCATGGCTGCAGAGGGATGCAGAGCAGCTCATTTCCAGGGTGTTTTTTGGGTTGTTCCGGGGGCTCACTGCTCggttcctcctcctctgcctcttccgctgaaggaggaagaaaagaaatccctgCCAAGAGCTGTGATTTTAGGAAGACTGAGATCAAAGCGCTCTGCAGACTCAGCAAACCTTGGCTAGGAAATAACAGGGCACCGAGTTGTCTTCAGGAAAAGTCGTATCCTGTAATTTTCCATGCAGCTTGTTTCATCCTAGAAGCAAAGGTTTGGGTCTGGTTTAGTCTCGGTTGATGCATTTAATCACCAAAAGGCCTGCGGAGAGGCAGGGGGTGATTTTAGGGCACTGCATCCCTGCAGCTCAACGAACCATTTCCCTCTGGTAGATTGTAAAGGTTGCAGGTGACAaactggttgtttttttcctatatttttcaataaaaataaaagaagaagaagaaatgccCTCCAGCCCCTGTCAGCAGCTTTGCTCCATGGGTTTGGGCTGGGgcacccagccctgggctgagcACGAAGGTTGGGTGATGGAAGTGGAGACCTTTGGGGATTTTTAGGGCTGAGCTTTGCTTTTGCCCTCgcctggctggggctgtgggggccaTGCAATGGGGAGAAAATGGGGTCGGGGGTGTGGAGCctctccagcagggctgctttGGGTGATCACGGTGTTGTTCTTGGAGCTGCCGTGGAGCAGCTGATTCACTAAAATCAGTGCAGGACAatgaaggagaagggaaattGCTCATCTTGCATCACAGcccagtgctggagcaggcacagggaggctcagtgatttttttttcctgctttatgcatatttgtgcattttttcagtGCCTGGGAAGTCCTGTGTGATTGCACCATGTCCCTCTGGCAGGTATTTAGGGACCTGCTGCACCTTTGACACCCCAGACCCATGGGTCCAGCCCCGCCGAGGCCAAATCCCCACTCCCCAAATCCAGAGCGCAGGCAGCAGGCACCTTGTGCTGGAGAAAATAGAGCTTTGGGtgcaattaaagcaaaaaaacccactCCTCATctgagcagctgtgtgctgggcTGTCTCCACCCCGCACACACAGTCCCCGCACCGCCGAGCATCCCCTTGGGCACGCGGAGGCAGGAGCGGCATGGTTTTCCCTGGAGAGACAAATCCCTTCTCCTGACAGCAGCCAAGCAGCGAGGCCGTGCAGAGAAATATTGCATGTGGCTTCGGAGAGCTGGCGAGGCAGCCAGCACCTGCGCCGGGTGGGTAATTACGGATCGATCCCTCGGCTTGCCAAGGAAGCAGCTCGGCACGGGGACGGGGCACGTCCGCGGGTACCCGTGGGGAaaagcccagccctgctggagagctggggaaTTTGGACAAAACAGGAGGCGATGCCACGGGCAATGTGGAAATAAAACCTGTGATCCCTGCTGGCTACAGCCAGGGGAAGAGTCCCCTGGAAGGACGAGGGACATCCCCACAAAGGGGGTTCAGGAGGTGGTGACAGCACTTTGGGGTCTGctcttcttgtgcacccccCAGCTGTTGGTGCAAGGCTCCTGGTGCAGagcttttccctctgctgtgggCTACAGCATGTGGACACGTCAGGACACCCCTTTAACCTGTTCCCCCCCCCGGCTGGAGCAAAGCAGCCTCTGGGGGGGGATACTTTGAGGCACAGGTAGGGCTCTGGGGCCAttctcctcccaccccaccacGAGGGcaaggagggcagggggagcggTGGCTCTGCCCCGTCCTGGGGACAAGGCAGGGCAGTGCCCGTGGGGCTGTGGCAGGAGCACCAGGCAGAGCCTCCGGACCttcaaggagagagaaaatgcaagtgCTGATGGAGCTGTGGGTAAATATCAGGGGGGATTCCAGCCATGCCAAGGCACGTGAGCTGTCCCCCCGCTGGGTGCCAGCCCCCAGGTCCTCACCCCACTCTGAAACCCGAGCGGTGCCGTAACTCACCCAGTGTGTTTTATGGCCACCCCGAGCCCCCACCCCAAAGCTGCAGCACAACCTCTCCAGAAAAACatctggggaggggagaaaagccAAAAAGGGGACAAGGGGGTGGCGGGGACGTTCCCAGAGGAGCAGGGGCACCCAGACACGACCCATCCCCAGCCTCTCCATCCCATTTCCAAGAAGCCGGGTGCTCTGCAAGCCCTGGCCGAGATTTCCCCACCtctcagctccagccctgcgGCTGGGCACCCACCGGGCGCGAGGACCGGGGATGGGGTTGTCATGGAAACCGccagcactgattttttttttcccctcttttctttttgtcaagGCTGGAAAAAATGCGGGGGAGAAGGGCAGCATTGCCGCCGGGATGTGCTGCAGTGGTGCTTCTCTGGAGCTGCGCTTGCCTCTGGGGATCTCGATGCCCTTCGTGGCGGTACAGCCCTCGGGGGGACTCGATGCGTTTTTGGCTCCCCCAGGATGTGCCCCAAAATGtgagctgggcagggcaggggaagcaCAAGCATTTGGTGCCTGAAGCAGTGGTTGCACCCCTCAAGCCCTgataaaaatgcaacagaagcGCCCGTCCCCCCAGAGCTGCCTGTCCtgagcaggctgggggatgtggggggcagaggggaaagCCCTGGGGATGTCACCTCATGGCCCCAGGGGGGCTTGGTGGGTGACAGGAACCCTGCCTGGGCTCAGCCAGATCCCAAATGCCATCGGTCTGCGGAGCAGCACTTTGGGCACCAGGTTTTTCCAGCATACCCAGGTGCTTACAGCATCCCCTGGCTCAGGTCGGAGGCTCGGCCCTGGAGACTGTCCCCAGGAGCCACCCAGAGCGCATTGCAACCCCTGCAGGCAACCAGAGGGACCCCCACCGTTCCTTGCCCCAGAGACCCCCCCCAATACCCCCTAGAGCCCCAGTGaccccccagccctgtccccagctcccccctgcACACCCCAGGTCCCCGTGCTCTCAGCTGGCCCTGCTCCTGTTCACAAAGCACCCGGCTCCCTTGGGGCTGAGCAGCTGCCCCAAGGGTTATTTACAGCCCACTTCGTGCCTCCGCATGGGAATTTTGGGCAGAGCCCTCTCAATAAATCCTTTTcctgtgtcccccccctccAGGCGCTGCTGAGACACATGGTCACATCTCTGCGGGACAGACGGACGCCGGTGAGTGCCAGGGCTCCGTTAGCGTCTTGGAAATTAATTTGGGGCCAGGCTTCCTCTGGTATTGCTCAGCCACCTCTGGAGCTGAAGCAATGCCCAGAGGTAAAGTGCCGGGAGGCACGGGGACGGATCTGGCCCGAAGGATCCAGCCAGGAGCGAACGGCACCACGACATCCCCCAGCTCAGCACGAGCCTTGTCTTTGCGGCCATCTTAGGGGAGCGTAAATCCTGGACTGCAAAAAAATGGGGCCAAATCCCCCGTTTCCCCAAATCCAAATCCGTTTGCCCCCCAAATCCAAATCCGTTTCCACCCGAAGTGGCCCCGGTACTCCCTGCGCCGGTCGCCGCACCGTCCCGCTGATGTTTTATTTGCCCACCACAATCCTCCGTGTGCCTTAATTGCAGCCACACTTTGCAAGTGTAACTAATTGCCTCAGAGGCTTATTAATGATTTCAGCATGCTAATGAGTGCCAAAGCCCAAGGTGTTTTCccagggggctggagctggctgacCCTTCCCGGGGCTACCAGGACCCCAGAAACGGGGGTGTTAGCACCCAAATCTGGGTGCAAGCTGCCTCAAGCTCTGCCTGGGGGAAAATTCACGCCTCAGGCTGAGATGTAAAAATTACCAgttgtttttccattgtttttggTGGTCAGATGGTGTGGTGCTGAGGGCGCTGGGTGCAGGGAGCCTTGCAGGCAGCCGGGGGCACAAACGGCTCCGTCCACACCTGAGCACCCATcggcagctccagcccctctgcccctgccaccAATGCACTAAAACACCTCTGGGGAAGCGTTCCCCACCCCAATCACCCATGGGGACCCCCAGTCCTGGCAGCACAAACCCAACACGGAGCCAAATCCTGCATCGCCTCCTCCGCACCGCTCCGGCCCCGGGGGAGCTGCCTTTGGgggaaactgaagcacaggcaCCGAGCCCCCTCCAGAAAGCAGCCCTTGCTGCAAAGACAGTTCACGCCTTTATTGCTGTAGCTGGAGGTTTTCTTCCCACTCCTCTGCCCCtgtcccttcctcttccctgggGACGCCGGCCGGACACCCCGTGTGGCACAAAGCGAGGGGATGCGGTGACATCCCACCGGCACCCGGGCACCGCCGTGACCGACCCCATCTCCCCCCACGCCCTGCCACCTGCAGttaggggagggaaagggggggtttgggggtgaAACCTGGCCCTTTCCCAGCCCCACATCCATGGGGCAGcgtccctcctgccccccaggCATGCGAGcccgggctgcccccagcccttccctctgcagcccagtTCGGACCAGTCTTCTCGCTGGACGTGTCTGCACTCCCAGTGGGCTCCCAGTACAAAGGGCTGGAATTCACCGGGATCTTCCACAGCAAACCTGCCCGATGCCGGGACACTTGTGGGATCCCAGTGCTGTGGAAcagggagcaggggggctgctgccacccTCCCACGTGCTGACACCATATCCCCTCCGTGCCGTGTCCCCTCCAGCCGCGCCGGGCGCCGTCAGCAGAACTGCAAAAGAGAAACCGAGCATGGGGTGGGGGCACCCCACAGGCATCCCCCACTCTGGGCAGTTTTGGGGGGCTCTGACACCCCCTGGCTTGGGACCAGCCTGCTCCCCATGGGGTGTGGGTGCTGGATGGGTCCTGCAGCACCCGGTGTGCTGGAGCACCGGGCGGTGGCACCACACCAGCGCCCACCACGGAGGGCTCAGGGGTGGCGGGGGCAcgggcagggatgctgcaggggaCACGTGTCccagggatgggacaggggAGGGCCAGGGGGACCCagagccccccctccccgcctcgTACAAACCTTCCAACGGTTCCCACACTCGTTGCACAGCACGAATGTCGTCATGGGCTCGTCGGCGCTGCGCGtctgcacctggggagggagCGGGCGGCCGGCTCAGAGGATGCTGATGGTGTCCCCCGCCAGACTACGAGCTGGGGTCCCCTGGGTGCTCGGGAGGGGGGGCTCACCTGGTTGTAGGTGCAGTTCTTCTTCTTGCACTTGCCGCACTGGAAGAGGTCGGTGACGGTGCCGCCCGTCTTGGCCATCTGGTGCTCGCGGATGGCCTCCTGGGTCATGGCGTTGCGCAGCTCCTTCAGCTCGTCGCTGGCCATCTCCTGCCACGGGGGGGGCACATCAGGGCCTCCCAGGGGGCTGCCAGCCGAGCCGGCACAGCCCCGGGTGCAGACCACCATGGTCCATCACCCGCCCCGTCCCTGCAGGGGGCTGATCCTGCTCGCTGGGCTTGAACCCATCCAGAGGAACAAGTCCCCCATCCTCAGCCCTGCCTCCAGGGAGCTGTGTCCCTATGGGGGCTCCTAGGACCTGATCTGGGGACCCccgtggggcaggaggagcagggaccAGGGTCCAGGGAGCAGGACAAGGGTTTTTTTGTGCTCTGTAATGGGACCTGCACCACCAAACCAGGACCCTGCTGGCCCTCGGGCACCGAGGCAGCCTCCAGGAGGGGCCGCGGTCCCCTCGCCCCGCTGCGCACCTCGGCGGTCATGCGTGCGATGAGGCCGGGCAGGATGGCCCCGCACAGCACGTTCCTCCGCAGGTTGGGGTTCTTGGGGTCCTTCAGGTTGCTGATCCTGCTCCGCACCCGGTTGCGGTACTTCATGTCCGTGCTCTTCAGCTCCTGGAAGATATGTGGGGCCCGTCAAGGAAACCTCAGCATCGTCTGCCCCCCCCTCCGGGGGGAATCGTCTCCGGGGATGGTCCTGGCCGGAGGGGAGACCCCGAAGCTCTGAGCTGGGGGGGACTTGGAGGTGGCCCTGGCCCTGCCAGCATGGCACAGCCCGGGCATGGTGCTGGACCAGGGCTGGATGGAAACACGGGCACCCCCAGCAGGCTCCACAAAGACCCAGGATTGGGTTTGGGAAGGGAATGCTCCATTGCCCCCCCGGAGGGAGGCAGGTCCCcgagcagggggctgggggggggggcacagcaccCCCATATCAAAGCTCCTGCCCCTGGGGtgctcctggctggggctgctcagcatcAGCCTTTTGTGCGGGTTCGGGGCTCCCTCTGCAGGCAGCGAGCAGGGACACccagtgtccctgtccccatccctgccacccTCTGTCCCCGCCACCCTCTGTCCTTGTCCCCACCAccctctgtccctgtccctgccccccAGGACCCCGCAGCAGGACCCCCAACCCCCAAAGGATATGGTCTTCTATCTCCGATGCCATCCTCTCGCAGTTGACGCCGAACTCCTTGTAGTCATCTGCGGGGCAAGGCCAGGCAGGGGGTGGCCAGGAGCCAGCCAAAGTGGCCAAAACCTCGGCTCGCTCGCCCAAGGCACCCCCTCTCTAAAAACAAGCCGTTTTCCCCCAGCTTAAACCCACAATTAAACCTTTTACAACGCCCACATCCAAATCCCCCGTCAAAGACCCCACCAACCTCCTTTTGGGGCTGAACGCTGGGTTTTGAGCCACAGCCGGGGTTTATCTGCCAGTCGGGGGTGAATTTGCTGCCCGGGTGCCCCCAGGCCTCAGAGCCCCGTTTATTATTGTAGGGTTGCTCCCGCTGGGGCTGTCCCATAGGAGAACCAGCCCAGCTTGGCCAAGTACTTTAGGGATGGAgatgggggggggtccctgctgcccctccaAATAACTTTTTGGGTTGCTTAGGCTGGGGCTCAGTGCAGATTTGGTGGGTTTCCCCTCCCCGTTTTGCCACTGAGCTGGGCGTAGAGCTGCCTGCTTGCCCAGAGGAGCAGGATGcggccctccccagccccccccttttgtgtccccccccccgttGCTCACCGTCCATGCGGAGGGCGGCCGTCAGCATCTCGATGCACTTGTCCCGGACCGAGTCCCCCGTCAGGTAGcaggggggcaggaggcagaCGCTGGGCGAGaagggggggctgctgggggtccGCGGCGTCTCCGCCTTGGCCTTGCTGCTGTTGGCTCTgcaggggttgggggggggggggggcacacaggTAGGTGCTGGGGTCCCATGGGGACGTGCCAGCCCGGGGGGGTGGTGGCTGGCTCCTACCTGTCCTCCTTGCTGTCGCTGGAGCTCCTCCGGGGGGTGGCGGGGGCGGGCGAGGGGCTGGCACCCACAGAGGCTCTCCTGGAGggggcacggggtgggggggacagcaggggggacaccagggatggggcaggatCAGGCTCGCAGCCCTCTCGTCCCACCCTGGCTGCGTGTCCCATGGTCGGAGCATCCCCAAAATGGGGctgtccccccacccccgagccagctccccccccaccccccaggtCCAGGTCCCCTcagcagtgccaggacaggGACGTTGACCACTAGGTGGGCATGGGCACCACTGCCAGCGGTGTGTCCCCACATCCGTGCCCTTCCCCAGGGGCCTTTGCACTTCTCCTGGCAATGCagagccccccgccccggggggggggggagggggtttGTTCCTCCTTACCTCTCCCCCGAGGGTCTCTtctgcagggaggaagaggaggagacgGCTGAGGACCTCGAGTCAGCAGAGTCCCTCCTGCGGGAGCAGCCACGGCTCGGTGGATGGGGACCAGGTGGTGGGTCCTGAGCCCCATCCACAGCCCGAAGAGGAGCTGGGgtcctctccccccctccccccccccagcccaggaccCCCACCTCTCTTTCTTGCCATCCAGGGATGACTTCTTTGAGGACGCAGAGGGGCTCCGGCCGCTGCTGGACTCCCTTCAGGGCAGGAGCACAAGGGAAGGGAGGGATGCtctcagctcccagcacccccctTTCCCAGcaaatccccccccccacagccccacaaAGCCTCGTGGTGCCCCGCAGAGCCCCGAGCAGCGCGGGCAGGACCACGGGTACCTCTGCGGGTTGGAGTCGGGGGGGTGGCCCTTCGGGGGGGCTGGGTGGGAGCCAGGGTTGCTGGGCTTCctgcagaaagagagagggggCTGGTTTGGGGCTGGTTTTACCCTCGGGACAGCGCTTGTCTGGGTAATAAGCttgtggggaaggggaaaaggctGGTTCTCCAGCGGTGCCGCCTGGCAGGGGGGCTCCATCCTGGAGAAACCAAGCCCATagggatggagcaggagggggagcTGGTCCTGGCCCTGCTGGTGCCTCGGGTGGCTCCCCCCCGCTGGCCCCGTACCGCTCCTTGTGCTTCTCCCTGTGCTTCTCGGCCGGGTTCTTGGGGTGTTTGGCCGGGTGTGGGTTCGCCCCTTCGTTGGGACAGCTGGGAAAATCCagcctcttctccttctctttcttctccttctccccgTCGGCGTCCTTCTCCTTCTTTGGGGCAGCAGGGGTCTCTGCGGGAAGCAGCCGGGTCACGGGCACAGCCCGGGGACACCTGAGACAtcggggctggggacaccgggaCAGCCCGGGGAGATTTgggggaggttttggggaggttttggggaggATTTTGCCCCTCTCACCCAGCAGCCGCTTCCAGTTCTTGATGAGGATCTTGGCCGAGGCCACCACCTCTTCGTCCGAGCAGTGCTTGCGCACCGAGTTGACCGCCACCCCGATGCGCGTGGTCTGGGGACAGGCATTAGCGGGGCCGTCACCGACCCCCCTGCCCCCTGGGACCCCTCCCCAGCGCAGTCCCcctcacctgcagcagctggatggTCATGGTGTAGCCGGTGAGCGACTTGAGCAGATCCAGCGCCCCTTCCTAGAGCGGGGAGAGGCCACGAGAGCCCTCGAGGAGCTGCGTCCCCTGGGGACCACCCCGTAGGGACACCCGCAGGGTCCCCAGAGGGGATGGGGCAGGCGGTCGAGGCCACGCAGTCACCAGCAGGGATGTGCTcgtaaaaaaaaatcccactccaacaggaagggctggggacaccTGAGTATCCCCGaggcgctggggggggggggggggggcacacatCACCGGGTTCGCAGCCTGGCCCTTGGGTGCATGGTGCTTGTAGGGCTAAATATATCCCCGGCATGGCTCCACGCGGGGTCGTTTTCCTCCCCGGTATTTTTAGAGCCGCAGGAACAGAGACGAGGGTGCAGGGACCCACGGAGGGGTTGTGCCACTCGTGGTGGCCAGAGCTCCAAgcctgctgggtgcaggggaCATCCCTGTGCTGTGACCCGGCTCTGTCCCCCTTCCCGAAGTGGCATAAATCAGGAGGGCTTGGGAGCCACAACGACAGCCCGAGGCCGGGCAGGATCAGTCCCTTCAGCCCTGGGGCTATTCCCAGCAGGGAGCGGAGCAGAGCAAGC harbors:
- the TCEA3 gene encoding transcription elongation factor A protein 3, coding for MGPAEELVRIAKKLDKMVARKSTEGALDLLKSLTGYTMTIQLLQTTRIGVAVNSVRKHCSDEEVVASAKILIKNWKRLLETPAAPKKEKDADGEKEKKEKEKRLDFPSCPNEGANPHPAKHPKNPAEKHREKHKERKPSNPGSHPAPPKGHPPDSNPQRESSSGRSPSASSKKSSLDGKKERRDSADSRSSAVSSSSSLQKRPSGERRASVGASPSPAPATPRRSSSDSKEDRANSSKAKAETPRTPSSPPFSPSVCLLPPCYLTGDSVRDKCIEMLTAALRMDDDYKEFGVNCERMASEIEDHIFQELKSTDMKYRNRVRSRISNLKDPKNPNLRRNVLCGAILPGLIARMTAEEMASDELKELRNAMTQEAIREHQMAKTGGTVTDLFQCGKCKKKNCTYNQVQTRSADEPMTTFVLCNECGNRWKFC